A DNA window from Setaria viridis chromosome 2, Setaria_viridis_v4.0, whole genome shotgun sequence contains the following coding sequences:
- the LOC117843319 gene encoding ATP synthase subunit gamma, chloroplastic, whose translation MSCSHLSTAWSSSALASSASSTRRRSSAPRSGGSGLVVRCSLRELRSRIDSVRNTQKITEAMKLVAAAKVRRAQEAVVSSRPFSEALVEVLYNMNQEIQTEDIDLPLTRTRPVKKVALVVLTGERGLCGSFNNNVLKKADTRIDELKQLGLEYTVISVGKKGNAYFQRRPYIPLERELEVSGVPTVKDSQAICDLVYSLFVSEAVDKVELLYSKFVSLVRSDPIIQTLLPMSPKGEICDVNGVCVDATEDELFRLTTKEGKLTVEREKVKIETQPFSPVVQFEQDPVQILDALLPLYLNSQILRALQESLASELAARMSAMSSATDNAIELRKNLSIAYNRQRQAKITGEILEIVAGADALAG comes from the coding sequence ATGTCGTGCTCCCACCTCTCCACCGCGTGGTCCTCCTCGGCGctcgccagcagcgcctcctccacccggcggcgctcctccgccccgcgctccggcggcagcggcctcgTGGTGCGGTGCTCCCTCCGCGAGCTCCGCAGCCGCATCGACTCCGTCCGCAACACGCAGAAGATCACCGAGGCCATGAAGCTCGTGGCCGCCGCCAAGGTCCGGCGCGCGCAGGAGGCCGTCGTCTCCTCCCGCCCCTTCTCGGAGGCGCTCGTGGAGGTCCTCTACAACATGAACCAGGAGATCCAGACGGAGGACATCGACCTGCCGCTCACCCGTACCCGCCCCGTCAAGAAAGTGGCCCTCGTGGTCCTCACCGGCGAGCGCGGCCTCTGCGGCAGCTTCAACAACAACGTGCTCAAGAAGGCGGACACCCGCATCGACGAGCTCAAGCAGCTGGGCCTCGAATACACCGTCATCAGCGTGGGGAAGAAGGGCAACGCCTACTTCCAGCGCCGCCCCTACATCCCGCTGGAGCGGGAGCTGGAGGTGAGCGGCGTGCCCACCGTGAAGGACTCGCAGGCCATCTGCGACCTGGTGTACTCGCTCTTCGTCTCCGAGGCGGTGGACAAGGTGGAGCTGCTCTACTCCAAGTTCGTGTCCCTGGTGCGCTCCGACCCCATCATCCAGACGCTGCTGCCCATGTCCCCCAAGGGGGAGATCTGCGACGTCAACGGCGTGTGCGTGGACGCCACGGAGGACGAGCTGTTCCGCCTCACCACCAAGGAGGGGAAGCTCACCGTGGAGCGCGAGAAGGTGAAGATCGAGACGCAGCCCTTCTCCCCCGTGGTGCAGTTCGAGCAGGACCCCGTGCAGATCCTCGACGCGCTGCTCCCGCTCTACCTCAACAGCCAGATCCTCCGCGCCCTGCAGGAGTCGCTCGCCAGCGAGCTCGCCGCCCGGATGAGCGCCATGAGCAGCGCCACCGACAACGCCATCGAGCTCCGCAAGAACCTCTCCATCGCCTACAACCGCCAGCGCCAGGCCAAGATCACCGGGGAGATCCTCGAgatcgtcgccggcgccgacgccctCGCTGGCTGA